One Streptomyces coeruleorubidus DNA segment encodes these proteins:
- a CDS encoding MBL fold metallo-hydrolase → MLRGAALGAVSPLIPATAATVAAADRGSGGAAGSASFRWLGTAGWRIDVSDRTVLFDPYLTRFTTGLYEGAFDPRTPLQTRPEVVDAHIGRPELVLVSHSHWDHLADVPHIAKTTGARVVGTETTYHLLVALGVDAAQISVVKGGEVLDFDGIIVEVVPSLHSRNKKCAFFAPGTLNAPPPTVPSTISDLPEGDTLAFQVTAGDSGPSAFLMGASDFSERAVRGLRPDLAMMAVPSSTATHRYVPRLLRALDHPRVAVPVHWDNFEVPLSGSPERDPVMDLDAFVAQVEKVSPATRVVVPDYRTVYDATMRPTSA, encoded by the coding sequence GTGCTTCGCGGTGCCGCGCTCGGTGCCGTCTCCCCGCTGATCCCGGCCACGGCCGCCACGGTCGCGGCCGCCGACCGGGGCAGTGGCGGAGCCGCCGGTTCGGCGTCGTTCCGCTGGCTCGGCACCGCCGGCTGGCGCATCGACGTCAGCGACCGGACCGTACTCTTCGATCCGTACCTCACCCGCTTCACCACCGGCCTGTACGAGGGGGCCTTCGACCCCCGGACCCCGCTGCAGACCCGGCCGGAGGTGGTGGACGCGCACATCGGCCGCCCCGAACTCGTCCTGGTGAGCCACTCCCACTGGGACCACCTCGCCGACGTACCCCACATCGCCAAGACCACCGGCGCGCGCGTCGTCGGCACCGAGACCACGTACCACCTGCTGGTCGCGCTGGGCGTCGACGCGGCGCAGATCTCCGTGGTGAAGGGCGGCGAGGTGCTGGACTTCGACGGGATCATCGTCGAGGTCGTGCCGAGCCTGCACAGCCGCAACAAGAAGTGCGCCTTCTTCGCCCCGGGCACGCTGAACGCCCCGCCCCCGACAGTCCCGAGCACCATCTCGGACCTGCCGGAGGGCGACACCCTCGCCTTCCAGGTGACCGCCGGGGACAGCGGCCCCTCGGCGTTCCTCATGGGGGCCAGTGACTTCTCCGAGCGGGCGGTGCGGGGCCTGCGCCCCGACCTCGCGATGATGGCCGTGCCCTCCAGCACCGCCACACACCGCTACGTGCCCCGGCTGCTGCGTGCGCTGGACCACCCTCGCGTGGCCGTGCCCGTCCACTGGGACAACTTCGAAGTACCCCTCAGCGGCTCTCCCGAACGAGACCCGGTGATGGATCTGGACGCGTTCGTCGCGCAGGTCGAAAAGGTGTCCCCGGCAACGCGGGTCGTCGTTCCGGACTACCGCACGGTGTACGACGCCACCATGCGACCCACGAGCGCCTAA
- a CDS encoding serine hydrolase has translation MIEERIRQVFAGAGAEGQLHAIPVRLRTTVAGETGAEPGAREVAVDADDPVVIASIFKVLMVLEFARQVVAGQLDPRERVRVTAADRLGGWGTAGCLDDVELSLRDLAHFAMSVSDNSAADLLLARVGLDTVRLLAEELGLERTRIVGGPRDLLESMLAEVGARDEREFAVRYPALPDDRKRRLAVLDPRHTTASTPREITRLLHLVWSDAAGPPEACALVRDLMSRQVFRHRLVSGFPDDVTVAAKTGTLPGLHMEAGVARYPDGEYYAIAVFARTHDLAASRATVDAAIGKAAGIAVDFLRGNGDGR, from the coding sequence GTGATAGAGGAACGCATCCGACAGGTTTTCGCGGGGGCTGGGGCCGAAGGGCAGCTGCACGCGATTCCCGTTCGCTTGCGCACGACGGTCGCCGGGGAGACCGGAGCGGAGCCGGGTGCCCGTGAAGTGGCCGTGGACGCCGACGATCCCGTCGTGATCGCCTCGATCTTCAAGGTTCTGATGGTGCTGGAGTTCGCCCGGCAGGTCGTCGCCGGCCAGCTCGACCCGCGGGAGCGGGTGCGGGTGACCGCGGCAGACCGGCTCGGTGGCTGGGGGACCGCCGGCTGTCTGGACGACGTCGAGCTGTCGCTGCGCGACCTGGCCCACTTCGCGATGTCGGTCAGCGACAACTCGGCGGCCGACCTCTTGCTGGCCCGCGTCGGCCTGGACACCGTACGGCTGCTCGCGGAAGAACTCGGCCTGGAACGGACCCGGATCGTGGGCGGACCGCGAGACCTGCTGGAGTCGATGCTCGCGGAGGTCGGGGCGCGTGACGAGCGGGAATTCGCCGTCCGCTACCCGGCCCTGCCGGACGACCGCAAGAGACGACTCGCCGTGCTGGACCCCCGCCACACCACGGCGAGCACACCCCGTGAGATCACCCGGTTGCTCCACCTCGTCTGGAGCGATGCCGCCGGGCCGCCGGAAGCTTGCGCGCTGGTACGGGACCTGATGAGCCGCCAGGTCTTCCGGCACCGACTGGTCTCGGGCTTCCCGGACGACGTCACGGTCGCGGCCAAGACCGGAACACTGCCAGGGCTGCACATGGAGGCGGGCGTCGCCCGCTACCCCGACGGCGAGTACTACGCAATCGCCGTCTTCGCCCGCACCCACGACCTGGCCGCCTCCCGCGCCACGGTGGACGCCGCCATAGGCAAGGCCGCCGGCATCGCGGTCGACTTCCTCCGCGGCAACGGTGACGGCCGGTGA
- a CDS encoding LysR family transcriptional regulator: MDLLRHLRLFVTVADELHFSRAAERLGMAQPPLSQAIRRLEKELGTELFDRSQRGVRLSAAGAALLEEAHELLAREERLRTLARRAADGGLGTLRAGVPPDTTAAVLSALLSACAEHAPGLSVDLQEVTTEEQLRLLSCGGLDVGLVHHPVDATDLRLGPEISLALGIVLPRTSPLARLPEVRLGELSGHDLVLFPRAYAPGWYDRILDVCRAEGFVPGRLRHASNPEFLLALVMAGQGVAFDQGPVARKEPRVAWRPLADRPLTLRISGAWPAGRGAHPAAGRFAELARGVLARDHTAHTRHDGISGQGDEPPRPWSVVYG, from the coding sequence GTGGATCTCTTACGCCACCTGCGTCTGTTCGTCACCGTAGCCGACGAGCTGCACTTCAGCCGGGCAGCCGAGCGGCTGGGCATGGCGCAGCCGCCGCTCAGCCAGGCGATCCGCCGGCTGGAAAAGGAGCTCGGTACAGAGCTGTTCGACCGCTCGCAGCGCGGCGTCCGCTTGAGCGCAGCCGGGGCGGCACTGCTGGAGGAGGCCCACGAACTCCTCGCCCGGGAAGAGAGGCTGCGCACGCTGGCCCGCCGCGCCGCCGACGGCGGCCTCGGCACGCTCCGCGCGGGCGTACCGCCCGACACCACGGCCGCAGTGCTGTCCGCGCTGCTCTCTGCCTGCGCGGAGCACGCTCCGGGACTCTCCGTCGACCTGCAGGAGGTCACCACCGAGGAACAACTGCGGCTGCTCTCCTGCGGCGGGCTGGACGTCGGACTCGTGCACCACCCCGTCGACGCCACCGACCTGCGCCTCGGCCCCGAAATCTCGCTGGCCCTGGGAATCGTCCTGCCTCGCACGTCGCCGCTGGCCCGGCTGCCGGAGGTGAGGCTCGGCGAGCTCTCCGGCCACGACCTGGTGCTCTTCCCTCGGGCATACGCACCCGGCTGGTACGACCGGATCCTCGACGTGTGCCGCGCCGAAGGCTTCGTCCCCGGCCGCCTGCGGCACGCGTCCAACCCCGAGTTCCTGCTCGCTCTCGTGATGGCGGGGCAGGGAGTCGCCTTCGACCAGGGGCCGGTGGCCCGCAAGGAGCCCCGCGTCGCGTGGCGGCCACTGGCCGACCGCCCTCTCACCCTGCGCATCAGCGGCGCCTGGCCCGCCGGCCGTGGAGCCCACCCGGCCGCCGGCCGTTTCGCGGAACTCGCGCGCGGCGTCCTGGCCCGCGACCACACCGCGCATACGCGGCATGACGGCATCTCGGGCCAAGGGGACGAGCCCCCGCGCCCGTGGTCGGTGGTCTACGGCTAG
- a CDS encoding TIGR04222 domain-containing membrane protein: MLDEGLYVAALILTTGAIGYRLAVAARIARMLKAEVTVREDLSAEELAFLAGGPRRVVATVLFRMTGQGRLSVAEDGTVIFHDDLYAADATAGIEKALIKAAGISRSERVGKLVAHAAANRGVQAIGDRLQAEGLLIAPSLRRRQHRARRLLWWLAALPPVLTVYEITAGTPDRWWAGVALSAIATLTATLIKPAKAWVPYRVQSTLDLLRAERERPASWRPAGALTALAVTPVGAVALDGLAASQEPELRALVTPETWRAGDPAHGGASATGCGTYGDWGSSGHAGACGGGGAGGCGSAGS; the protein is encoded by the coding sequence ATGCTGGACGAAGGGCTCTATGTCGCGGCACTGATCCTGACGACCGGCGCGATCGGGTACCGGCTCGCCGTCGCCGCGAGGATCGCGAGGATGCTGAAGGCAGAGGTGACGGTCCGCGAGGATCTGTCCGCCGAGGAGCTGGCCTTCCTGGCGGGCGGGCCGCGCCGGGTGGTGGCGACGGTGCTGTTCCGGATGACAGGGCAGGGCCGTCTGTCCGTGGCGGAAGACGGCACGGTCATCTTCCATGACGACCTGTACGCGGCCGACGCGACGGCCGGCATCGAGAAGGCGCTCATCAAGGCGGCGGGTATCTCCCGCAGCGAGCGGGTGGGCAAACTGGTCGCCCACGCCGCCGCGAACCGCGGGGTGCAGGCCATCGGCGACCGCCTGCAAGCGGAGGGCCTGCTGATCGCCCCCTCCCTGCGGCGGCGGCAGCACCGTGCGCGGCGCCTGCTGTGGTGGCTGGCGGCCCTCCCGCCTGTGCTGACCGTGTACGAGATCACCGCCGGTACCCCTGACCGCTGGTGGGCCGGTGTGGCTCTGTCCGCCATAGCGACCCTCACAGCCACGCTTATCAAGCCGGCAAAAGCTTGGGTGCCGTACCGCGTCCAGTCGACGCTCGACCTCCTGCGCGCCGAACGCGAGCGCCCGGCCTCCTGGCGCCCGGCGGGCGCCCTGACCGCCCTCGCCGTCACCCCTGTCGGCGCGGTGGCACTCGACGGGCTGGCCGCCTCGCAGGAGCCGGAACTGCGAGCGCTGGTCACCCCGGAGACGTGGAGGGCTGGAGACCCGGCCCATGGCGGCGCCTCTGCCACCGGGTGCGGCACGTACGGGGACTGGGGCTCCTCCGGACATGCCGGCGCGTGCGGCGGAGGCGGAGCCGGTGGCTGTGGAAGCGCAGGCTCGTGA
- a CDS encoding DinB family protein produces MNAELEALKGALDRQREHVLGILEGLSEEDLRRPVLPSGWSCLALLRHLTLDVERFWFPGVIAGEPDVAGQLTAGAEVHWYVPEGMSAEEVFADYQVAIARADAVLAAAAPEQEPVAWPVEIWPTWRLPDVRHIVIHVLTEVACHSGHLDAARELIDGTTWLGGSPYAG; encoded by the coding sequence GTGAACGCCGAACTCGAGGCCCTCAAGGGCGCCCTGGACCGCCAGCGCGAGCACGTCCTCGGGATCCTCGAAGGGCTCTCGGAGGAGGATCTGCGACGGCCGGTGCTGCCCAGCGGCTGGAGCTGCCTGGCATTGCTGCGCCACCTCACCCTGGATGTCGAACGCTTCTGGTTCCCCGGCGTGATCGCGGGCGAGCCGGATGTGGCCGGACAGCTCACGGCGGGCGCGGAAGTGCACTGGTACGTACCCGAGGGGATGAGCGCCGAGGAGGTCTTCGCCGACTACCAGGTGGCCATCGCGCGTGCGGACGCCGTGCTCGCCGCCGCCGCGCCCGAACAGGAGCCCGTCGCCTGGCCCGTAGAGATCTGGCCGACCTGGAGGCTGCCTGACGTGCGGCACATCGTGATCCACGTGCTCACCGAAGTTGCCTGCCACAGCGGCCACTTGGACGCGGCGCGCGAACTGATTGACGGCACCACCTGGCTCGGCGGCAGCCCCTACGCCGGCTAG
- a CDS encoding DinB family protein yields MIEPNPKADLLRYLQEGRDALLWKLDGLSEYDIRRPLTPTGTNLLGLVKHVASVELGYFGDVFGRPFFDEEPPPWWYTQEAEPNSDMWATADESRDDIVGLYRQAWEHSNSTISTLTLDAIGHVPWWPEERREVTLHHILVRVISDTQRHAGHADIVRELIDGAVGYVQGKDNMPPGDQAWWEDHRSRLERVAREANG; encoded by the coding sequence ATGATCGAACCGAACCCGAAAGCGGACCTTCTCCGATATCTGCAAGAAGGGCGTGATGCCCTCTTATGGAAGCTCGATGGGCTATCGGAGTACGACATCCGCCGCCCGCTGACCCCCACCGGTACGAACCTGTTGGGGCTGGTCAAGCATGTCGCCAGCGTGGAGCTGGGGTACTTCGGCGACGTGTTCGGGCGGCCGTTCTTCGACGAGGAGCCGCCGCCCTGGTGGTATACGCAGGAGGCAGAACCCAACTCGGACATGTGGGCCACGGCGGACGAGTCACGCGACGACATCGTTGGGCTGTATCGCCAGGCGTGGGAACACTCCAACAGCACGATCTCGACGCTCACGCTTGACGCGATCGGCCACGTCCCGTGGTGGCCGGAGGAACGTCGAGAGGTGACGCTGCACCACATCCTGGTGCGCGTGATCTCCGATACTCAGCGGCACGCGGGCCACGCCGACATCGTGCGAGAGCTCATCGACGGAGCCGTCGGGTATGTGCAGGGCAAGGACAACATGCCACCAGGTGATCAGGCATGGTGGGAGGACCACCGAAGTCGACTGGAGCGCGTGGCGCGGGAAGCCAACGGCTGA